In the Mya arenaria isolate MELC-2E11 chromosome 11, ASM2691426v1 genome, one interval contains:
- the LOC128208623 gene encoding ribosome-binding protein 1-like, producing the protein MTLGEGNFSVIRLCEGNFSDTSHFEGNFSDTRHLEGNFSDKRQCEGNFSDIRQGEGNFSDIRQGEGNFSDTRHLKATSQIHVNVKATSQIHVNVKATSQINVNVKATSQINVNVKATSQIYVNVKETSQINVNVKATFQINVNVKATSQIHVSVKTTSQIYVNVKATSQINVNVKATSQIYVNVKATSQIYVNVKATSQIHVNVKATSQINVNVKATSQINVRVKGTSQIYVRDESNFSDIRKGDGKFSDIRKGEGNFSYIRQGEGNFSDIRQGEGNVSDIRQGEGNFSDIRQGECNVSDIRQGECNVSDIRQDEGNVSDIHIRQDESNFSDIRKGDGKFSDIRKGEGNFSYIRQGEGNVSDIRQGEGDFSVIRQGEVNFSNIRQGECNVSDIRQDEGNVSDIRQGEGNVSDIRQDEGNFTDIRQGEGNFSDIRQDEGYFSDIRQDEGNFSDIRQDEGNFSDIRQDEGNF; encoded by the exons ATGACTCTG GGTGAAGGCAACTTCTCAGTTATACGTCTGTGTGAAGGCAACTTTTCAGATACAAGTCATTTTGAAGGCAACTTCTCAGATACACGTCATCTTGAAGGCAACTTCTCAGATAAACGTCAATGTGAAGGCAACTTCTCAGATATACGTCAGGGTGAAGGCAACTTCTCAGATATACGTCAGGGTGAAGGAAACTTCTCAGATACACGTCATTTAAAGGCAACTTCTCAGATACACGTCAATGTGAAGGCAACTTCTCAGATACACGTCAATGTAAAGGCAACTTCTCAGATAAACGTCAATGTGAAGGCAACTTCTCAGATAAACGTCAATGTGAAGGCAACTTCTCAGATATACGTCAATGTGAAGGAAACTTCTCAGATAAACGTCAATGTGAAGGCAACTTTTCAGATAAACGTCAATGTGAAGGCAACTTCTCAGATACACGTCAGTGTGAAGACAACTTCTCAGATATACGTCAATGTGAAGGCAACTTCTCAGATAAACGTCAATGTAAAGGCAACTTCTCAGATATACGTCAATGTGAAAGCAACTTCTCAGATATACGTCAATGTGAAGGCAACTTCTCAGATACACGTCAATGTAAAGGCAACTTCTCAGATAAACGTCAATGTTAAGGCAACTTCTCAGATAAACGTCAGGGTGAAGGGAACTTCTCAGATATACGTCAGG GATGAAAGCAACTTCTCAGATATACGCAAGGGTGACGGCAAATTCTCAGATATACGCAAGGGTGAAGGCAACTTCTCATATATACGTCAGGGTGAGGGCAACTTCTCAGATATACGTCAGGGTGAAGGCAACGTCTCAGATATACGTCAGGGTGAGGGCAACTTCTCAGATATACGTCAGGGTGAATGCAACGTCTCAGATATACGTCAGGGTGAATGCAACGTCTCAGATATACGTCAGGATGAAGGCAACGTCTCAGATATAC ATATACGTCAGGATGAAAGCAACTTCTCAGATATACGCAAGGGTGACGGCAAATTCTCAGATATACGCAAGGGTGAAGGCAACTTCTCATATATACGTCAGGGTGAGGGCAACGTCTCAGATATACGTCAGGGTGAAGGCGACTTCTCAGTTATACGTCAGGGTGAAGTCAACTTCTCAAATATACGTCAGGGTGAATGCAACGTCTCAGATATACGTCAGGATGAAGGCAACGTCTCAGATATACGTCAGGGTGAAGGCAACGTCTCAGATATACGTCAGGATGAAGGCAACTTCACAGATATACGTCAGGGTGAAGGAAACTTTTCAGATATACGTCAGGATGAAGGCTACTTCTCCGATATACGTCAGGATGAAGGCAACTTTTCAGATATACGTCAGGATGAAGGCAACTTTTCAGATATACGTCAGGATGAAGGCAACTTCTAA
- the LOC128207261 gene encoding uncharacterized protein LOC128207261, whose product MASIATRDARRLPSVPGKTRGQRILVPTYRHAVNWFNKNRETLDLITGLLEVHPSLIYQEPCTKLRNFLSAVHTDTSTRISDVFRHSDINDQHQVNSSILNGSETQKSMSVSNVPEILVSKPEDENSSLSDPCSTQRGDCQCVCICGDVDNEKWHRLVVNLTCRFQVRCHPAEVDTHGVELGTGLDMHAVGTFVYLLDSKSFLNERCRDALRKAINLNIPLVFVRDMEFNMDHVRNEQTFQEREDFIDETLLNAGANSPLMFSRKSRINDLCIHRPIRYHHLSSRSVDSGFDPQSPVPGKQSPVSGKQSPVSGKQPCSSYDHSNDDDIDRLISDEFGLALTYHHLYHSSCINRIVNVIADKRHNRDVIRPSSGLPFSTYTFTDPAIRCQRKSTSFSQMESEHRYEGPEIERRGSRASVGSHSLDSIESTSSETMFIVSRPLDSQTPVVVRWPREVEAGEAPISNSPSIDSFGFQDIDLSKSVNELDWFDESE is encoded by the coding sequence ATGGCGTCCATAGCCACCCGTGACGCCCGGCGCCTGCCTTCGGTGCCCGGCAAAACGCGCGGCCAGCGAATCTTGGTCCCAACATACCGACACGCCGTCAACTGGTTCAACAAAAACAGGGAAACGCTGGACCTAATCACCGGGCTGCTTGAGGTGCATCCATCCCTCATCTACCAGGAACCCTGCACCAAACTGAGGAACTTCCTGTCTGCAGTGCACACGGACACTTCCACGCGCATCTCCGATGTGTTTCGTCACAGCGATATTAATGATCAGCATCAAGTGAATTCCAGTATTTTGAACGGTTCCGAAACTCAGAAATCGATGTCGGTATCGAATGTTCCGGAGATACTCGTGTCTAAACCCGAAGACGAAAACAGTAGTTTGTCGGATCCGTGCTCAACCCAAAGGGGTGATTGccagtgtgtgtgtatatgtggTGACGTGGACAACGAAAAATGGCACCGCCTAGTGGTCAACTTGACATGCAGGTTCCAGGTCCGCTGTCACCCTGCGGAGGTTGATACCCATGGGGTGGAGCTGGGAACCGGATTGGATATGCATGCAGTGGGGACGTTTGTGTATTTACTAGACAGCAAATCGTTCTTAAATGAAAGATGTCGCGACGCACTAAGGAAAGCCATTAATTTGAATATTCCGCTGGTTTTTGTTCGAGACATGGAATTCAATATGGATCACGTTAGAAATGAGCAAACTTTTCAAGAACGGGAAGACTTTATCGATGAAACTCTTTTAAACGCAGGCGCAAATTCTCCGCTCATGTTTTCACGGAAGTCTCGCATAAATGATTTGTGTATCCATAGGCCCATTCGCTACCATCACTTGTCCAGCCGTTCGGTAGATTCCGGGTTTGATCCACAGTCGCCGGTACCGGGTAAGCAGTCTCCGGTTTCGGGTAAGCAGTCTCCGGTTTCGGGTAAGCAGCCCTGTAGCTCGTACGACCACAGTAATGATGACGACATTGACCGGTTGATCAGTGATGAGTTCGGTCTAGCATTGACCTATCACCATCTTTACCATTCCTCATGCATCAACCGAATTGTTAACGTCATTGCAGACAAACGTCACAATCGTGACGTCATCAGACCTTCTTCCGGTCTACCATTTTCAACTTACACGTTCACTGATCCTGCGATCAGGTGCCAGCGCAAATCCACATCATTCTCGCAAATGGAATCGGAACACCGCTACGAAGGACCGGAAATTGAGCGGCGGGGAAGCCGTGCATCTGTCGGAAGCCATTCTCTGGACAGCATAGAGTCAACCTCATCAGAGACTATGTTTATCGTGTCACGGCCGCTTGACTCTCAGACACCGGTAGTGGTTCGGTGGCCCAGGGAAGTGGAGGCAGGGGAAGCTCCTATCTCAAACTCGCCCTCTATTGACTCGTTCGGGTTTCAAGACATAGACTTGAGTAAAAGTGTCAATGAACTAGACTGGTTTGACGAGTCAGAGTAA